The Luteolibacter rhizosphaerae genome window below encodes:
- a CDS encoding type II secretion system protein GspG: protein MNCVPQDATEFLAPRTTISTTLLEQGIRNRMWKAFSISFTIVAMAVLAFGFLCLTGFPSSGAKLQRVDADFNAIGSSIEAYRRKTGSYPTTEQGIEAVVSRPSSDRLPEKWEETANKVPEDPWETPYRYRLVSGSGKRAFEVISAGKDKKFGTSDVLSSVYP, encoded by the coding sequence TTGAACTGCGTTCCGCAGGACGCGACGGAATTTTTGGCACCAAGGACGACAATATCTACCACTCTCCTTGAGCAAGGTATCCGCAATCGTATGTGGAAAGCGTTTTCCATTTCATTCACCATCGTGGCGATGGCTGTCCTCGCGTTTGGCTTCCTTTGTTTGACGGGCTTCCCTTCATCGGGAGCCAAACTCCAGCGAGTCGATGCGGATTTCAATGCGATCGGATCTTCGATCGAAGCCTACCGGCGCAAGACCGGGAGCTACCCGACCACGGAACAGGGTATCGAAGCCGTGGTGAGTCGGCCTTCCTCCGACCGCCTTCCTGAAAAATGGGAAGAGACTGCGAATAAAGTTCCTGAGGACCCTTGGGAAACGCCTTACCGCTATCGACTCGTGTCTGGATCCGGCAAGAGAGCCTTCGAGGTGATCAGCGCGGGAAAAGACAAGAAGTTCGGAACTAGCGACGTCCTCTCCTCAGTCTACCCATGA
- a CDS encoding type II secretion system protein GspG: MKRLLRPALIFVACACALALLVIRIVIPGVAHGVRASRAYQDFVLFESDLSAYREKGKELPPDLEVLVKELYPHYGRLPIDPWGNHYTYRRVRKSDRDTHEFLSSGPDGTFGTKDDLSSLDTGTGK; encoded by the coding sequence ATGAAGCGATTGCTCCGTCCGGCGCTCATCTTCGTGGCTTGTGCCTGTGCCCTTGCCTTGCTGGTGATCCGCATCGTCATCCCCGGAGTTGCACACGGCGTCCGGGCATCCCGGGCGTATCAGGATTTCGTCCTATTTGAATCTGATCTATCCGCATATCGTGAGAAGGGAAAGGAGTTGCCTCCTGATCTCGAAGTTCTGGTGAAGGAGCTATATCCGCACTACGGACGCCTACCCATCGACCCATGGGGAAACCACTATACCTACCGCCGGGTTCGGAAATCGGATCGAGACACGCACGAATTCCTTTCGTCAGGTCCCGATGGAACTTTCGGGACGAAAGATGACCTTTCATCGCTCGATACCGGCACTGGAAAATGA
- a CDS encoding type II secretion system protein GspG, translated as MKDYILVFLVSCLVGAGYCYRDLLLPSSGCVTTKEDRDFNSLGASLLTYQKRVGHLPTTEQGLKALVERPTVPSLPKRWKAMMREVPCDRWGRAYRYIRLREGDPGRFEIWSAGKDGIDGTEDDISSLPPE; from the coding sequence ATGAAGGACTACATCCTAGTGTTCCTTGTTTCTTGTTTGGTGGGAGCCGGCTATTGCTATCGGGATCTCCTCCTACCTTCCAGCGGATGTGTCACAACTAAGGAAGACCGGGATTTCAACTCACTAGGGGCGTCGCTTCTTACCTACCAGAAAAGGGTCGGGCATCTTCCGACCACGGAACAGGGGCTTAAAGCGCTCGTGGAAAGGCCTACCGTTCCGTCTCTGCCGAAGCGCTGGAAGGCCATGATGAGAGAGGTTCCTTGCGATCGGTGGGGCCGGGCTTATCGCTACATCCGTTTACGGGAAGGCGATCCGGGGCGCTTTGAGATCTGGTCAGCCGGGAAGGATGGGATCGACGGAACAGAGGACGACATCTCTTCTCTCCCCCCTGAATAG
- the queG gene encoding tRNA epoxyqueuosine(34) reductase QueG — MQPADAIKALAREVGFDDCRIAAAAEAGHADSFREWIADGCHGEMAWMERTPERRCDPRELLQGCKAVVTLALNYYPGSNPAQGYRIARYAWSDDYHDIIEKMLRRMDEGMQALGGTQRFYVDTGPVLERDHASAAGLGWNGKSTVQIHKDLGTWFFLAELLTTLELPADKPFGDHCGKCTRCINACPTNAITAPHRVDARRCISYLTIEHKGPIPEEFRDAIGDRLYGCDECLEVCPWNKFAKLSRESRFHARENVFARKPRDFLALTDEEFRAVFSKSPIKRIKRPRFLRNACVVLGNTGTLEDLPALEKAAEDPDPLVAEHAVWAIGKIRARVGVGTGMDRMD; from the coding sequence ATGCAGCCCGCCGACGCCATCAAAGCCCTCGCCCGCGAGGTCGGCTTCGATGATTGCCGGATCGCCGCAGCGGCTGAAGCGGGGCATGCCGATTCCTTCCGCGAATGGATCGCCGATGGTTGCCATGGAGAGATGGCCTGGATGGAGCGGACGCCGGAGCGCCGATGCGATCCTCGCGAGTTGCTACAGGGCTGCAAGGCGGTGGTGACATTGGCGCTGAACTACTATCCCGGTAGTAATCCGGCGCAGGGCTACCGCATCGCCCGCTACGCTTGGAGTGACGATTATCACGACATTATCGAGAAGATGCTCCGCCGCATGGATGAAGGCATGCAGGCGCTCGGCGGCACCCAGCGCTTCTACGTCGATACCGGCCCGGTGCTGGAGCGGGATCACGCCAGCGCCGCCGGCCTGGGCTGGAACGGGAAGTCCACCGTGCAGATCCACAAGGACCTCGGCACTTGGTTCTTTCTCGCCGAGTTGCTGACGACGCTGGAATTGCCCGCGGACAAACCCTTTGGCGACCATTGCGGCAAATGCACCCGCTGCATCAATGCTTGCCCGACGAATGCGATCACCGCTCCGCATCGCGTCGATGCCCGCCGTTGTATTTCCTACCTCACCATCGAGCACAAGGGGCCGATTCCCGAAGAGTTCCGCGATGCGATCGGCGACCGCCTCTACGGCTGCGACGAGTGCCTCGAAGTCTGCCCTTGGAACAAGTTCGCCAAGCTCTCCCGCGAGTCCCGCTTCCATGCCCGCGAGAACGTGTTCGCCCGGAAGCCCCGCGACTTCCTTGCTCTAACAGACGAGGAGTTCCGCGCTGTCTTTTCCAAGTCCCCGATCAAGCGCATCAAACGGCCGCGCTTCTTGAGGAACGCGTGCGTGGTGCTGGGGAATACCGGGACGCTGGAGGATCTGCCTGCACTTGAGAAAGCGGCTGAGGATCCGGATCCGCTGGTGGCGGAGCATGCGGTGTGGGCGATCGGGAAGATCAGGGCCCGAGTTGGAGTAGGGACCGGGATGGATAGGATGGATTAG